The genomic window GCCGACCAGGCCCGGAAGGTCCGCATCGGCGACGCGACGGTGGTCTTCTGGTCCGACTCGGCCGAGGGAGGTGAGGCCGAGGCGGTGTTCCGCGACATCTTCGGCGACGATCAGGGCATGGGGAACGAGGCGGAGCACGCCGCCACCGTGTCCCGCCTCAAGGTCTTCCTCGACGCCGCGAGGCAAGGGCGTCTCGCCGACGCCCTGCGGGATCCGGACGCCCCGTTCTACGTCCTCGGACTGTCGCCGAACCAGAGCCGCCTCAACGTCCGCTACTGGCTCGTGGGCACGGTGAGGCGATTCGCCGAGCGGCTGTCGGAGCACGTGGGCCGGCTCGACGTGATCGGTGCCCGGCCCGACGACCCGCCGCTCAGCATCCGCCGATTGCTGTGGGAGACGGCCCGCGAGCCCAAGGCGATCGCGCCCCAGCTCGCGGGCGAGGTGGCCAGGGCGGTGCTCGGGGGCCTACCTTACCCGCAAGCCCTGTTCCAGGCGGTCATCCGGCGCGTGAGGGCCGACTCCGTCCTGAACCACCGCCGGGCCGCCATCCTGAAGGCCTATCTCATCCGGAACGAAAACGAGGAGGTTTCCGTGGCGTTGAACAAGGACCATCCCGATCAGGCGTACCATCTGGGCCGGCTGTTCGCCGCCCTGGAGAAGGTCCAGGAAGAGTCGGCCGACTCGAAGCTGAACAGCACGGTCAAGGACCGCTTCTTCGGCTCGGCCGCGGCGACGCCGGCCGCCATCTTCCCCCGGCTCCTCCGGCTCCATCAGCATCACCTGAACAAGATGTCGAGCGACGGACTCCGCATCACCCGCGAGAAGCTGGTGGGCGAGATCAGCGGTCGCCTCGATCGATTCCCCTCGCACCTGCCCCTGGAGAAGCAGGGGCTCTTCTATCTCGGCTACTACCACCAGAGGCAGGACTTCTTCACCAAGCGGCCCGACACCAACCCGGAGGCGAATAATGGCTGATTCCAGCGACAGCGGCCAGGCCATCCAGAACCGATACGACCTGGTCTACTTCTTCGAGATCACCGACGGCAACCCCAACGGCGACCCCGACGCCGGCAACCTGCCGCGGATCGACCCCGAGACCGGGCAGGGCCTGGTCACCGACGTCTGCCTCAAGCGGAAGGTCCGCAACTTCGTGGGGGTGACGCGCGGCGAGGAGCCCCCCTTCGAAATCTACGTGAAGGAGAAGGCCGTCCTCAATCAGCAGCACGAACGCGCCTACGAGGCCGAGAAGCTGGACCCCAAGAAGCGCACGACCAAGGGCAAGGACCGGACGGAGGAGGACCGCCGCCTGACGCGGTGGATGTGCAAGAATTTCTTCGACATCCGCACCTTCGGCGCCGTCATGACGACGGAGGTCAACTGCGGACAGGTACGCGGGCCCGTGCAGTTCGGCCTCGCGCGATCGCTGCACCCGATCGTCACCCTGGAGCACGCCGTCACCCGCTGCGCGGTGACGACGCCGGCGGAATCCGAGAAGCAGGAGGGCGGGAATCGCACGATGGGCCGCAAGTTCACGGTGCCCTACGCCCTGTACCGCGCCCACGGCTACGTCAACGCCAACCTGGCGGGCGGGAAGAACGGCACGGGCTTCTCCGAGGGCGACCTCGCCCTGTTCAAGCAGGCCCTGGACCGGATGTTTGAACTCGACCGGTCGGCCGCGAGGGCCAACATGCGCCCCGTCGCGTGCATCGCCTTCCGCCACGAGAGCGCCCTCGGGAATGCCCGTGCCGACCGTCTGTTTGCCCGCGTGCGATGCACACCGAAGGCCGGCGTCCAGCCGCTCGCCGGGGACACCAACGGCGACGCGGAGGGCCGGCCGCCGAGGTCGTTCGCCGACTATGAGCTGCTCGTCGACGAGCAGGGGCTGCCCGAGGGCGTCACGATCGAGCGCTGGATCGACTGGAGCTGACCCGTGCCCTACGCCGAATCGGACCTCCTGCCGATCTCCGCCCTCCAGCACCTGCTGTATTGCGATCGGCAGTGCGCGCTGATCCACCTGGAGAGGCTGTGGGCGGAGAATCGCTTCACGGCGGAGGGGGCGATCCTCCACCGCAAGGCGCACGGCGGGCGGCCCGAGTCGCGACCAAGCGGGCGGACGACGCGGGCGCTGCCCGTCCGGAGCTTCGCCCTCGGCCTGTTCGGGGTGACCGACGTCGTTCGGTGGGACCCGGCGGCGGGGGGCGAGGCGGTGCCGGTGGAATACAAGCGGGGCCGCCCGAAGAAGGGCGACTGCGATCGCGTCCAACTTTGCGCCCAGGCGCTCTGCCTCGAGGAGATGCTGGGCCGCCCGCTGGGCCGGGGGGAGATCTTCTACGGCCGGGTGCGACGCCGGGTGGCGGTGGGGTTCACGCCCGAACTGCGCCGGGCCACCGTCGAGGCCGCCGCGCGCCTGCACGACCTGATCGGCTCGGGCCGGACGCCCCAGGCCGTGCCCGGCCGCAAGTGCGACCGGTGCTCGCTCCGCGACCTCTGCCTCCCCCGGCTCGGCCCTGCGGCCGGCTCGGCGCGGCGGCACTTCGACCGGTCGCTCGACGCCCTCCTCGCCGGCGAGGGGCCCACCGACTGAGGAACCATGAAGACCCATCTCAACACGCTCTACATCACGACCCAGGGGACCTACCTCGGCAAGTCCGGGGAGTCGGTCCAGGTCCGCGCCGAAGGCAAGGTCCTGGCCCAGCTCCCCCTGCACAACCTGGAGGGGGTTGTCTGTTTCGGACGGGTGGGCTGCTCGCCGTCCCTGCTCGGCGCCTGCGCCGAGCGCGGGGTCTCCGTCTCGCTGCTCACCCAGCACGGCCGCTTCCTGGCCGCCGTCCGGGGCAACACCTCGGGGAACGTGCTGCTCCGGCGGCAGCAGTACCGGCTGGCGGACCGCCCCGAGGTGGCCCTGGACGTCGCCCGCAGGATCGTGCTCGCGAAGGTGGCCAACTCCCGGTCCGTCCTGCTGCGGGCCGCCCGGGACTGCGTCGCGGGCGACGCCGCGCGCTTGGACACGCTCCGGCGGGAGGGAGGCCGGCTGGCGGCCTCGGCCCCGGGGCTCCGCGAGGCGACGACGATCGACCAGGTCCGCGGGCTCGAGGGGGAGGCGGCCACCCACTACTTCGGGGCCTTCGACGCCCTGCTCAGCCCGTCGGCGTCCGCGGAGGCATTCCGGTTCACGGGCCGGTCGCGACGGCCTCCCTTGGACCGAATCAACGCCCTGCTGTCGTTCCTGTACACGCTGGTCCTCCACGACGCCCGCTCCGCGTGCGAGTCCGTCGGCCTCGACCCGTGCGTGGGCTTCCTGCACGCCGACCGGCCGGGCAAGCCCGCCCTGGCGCTGGACCTGATGGAGGAGTTCCGCGCCTTCGTCGCCGACCGACTGGCCTTCTCGCTCATCAACCGAAGGCAGGTGTCCGCCGACGGGTTCGAGGTGCGCGAGAACGGCGCGGTCCTCATGAACGATGCCACACGGAAGGCGGTGCTCGCCGCCTATCAGCAGCGCAAGCGAGAGACCCTGGCCCACCCCTTCCTGGAGGAGCAGACGACGGTCGGGATGCTCGTGCACCTTCAGGCCCTCCTACTCGCCCGCTGGATCCGGGGCGACCTCGACGCCTATCCTCCGTTCCTGTGGAAGGGCTGAGCCGGCCCCGTCCCTCACCGATCCGTCCCGCACCGAGGCCCCCGCCCCTCATGTATGTCCTGGTCACCTACGACATCCAGACGACGACCGCGGCCGGCCGGCGTCGCCTCCGCCAGGCCGCGAGGGCCTGCCTCGACTTCGGCCAGCGCGTGCAGCTCTCCGTCTTCGAGCTGAAGGTGGATCCGGCCCGATGGGCCCAGTGCCGGGCCCGGCTCCTGGGGATCATCGACCCCGCGGTGGACAGCGTGCGGTTCTACCACCTCGGCTCGAACTGGGAGAGCCGCGTGGAGCATCACGGCGTCCAGACCGGATTCGACATCGAGGGGCCGCTCATCATCTGACGCGGACCGCCGGCGCGCACGAAAATGCCGCCCGGTTCGCGATCGCCGGAACCCTCTTTCTCAATTCGGTTTCGGTTTCCCCCATCGCCGTGCCCCGGCTCCCCACCCCGCCTCGACCAGCCGGTCCGCGGAATGCCGTTCCTAACCCCCACCCCCGCCACCGGTTAGAATGGCGGAGTCGCCCCCCACGCGGGGGCGTGGATTGAAACAGCTTCATGTCGACGATGCGGGCCCGGGCCTCCTCGGTCGCCCCCCACGCGGGGGCGTGGATTGAAACATGATGGTCACTCGGGTCATGTCCTCCGGGACGCAAAGTCGCCCCCCACGCGGGGGCGTGGATTGAAACTTCGTGCCGTCAGTGGCCACCCGGGTAACCTCGAGTCGCCCCCCACGCGGGGGCGTGGATTGAAACACCTCCAGCTCGAGATGCCGGCCGCGCCATGGCCCGGTCGCCCCCCACGCGGGGGCGTGGATTGAAACTCGGCGGCCCTCCGCAGCCCGACCGTCCCCTCCCCGTCGCCCCCCACGCGGGGGCGTGGATTGAAACGTGATCTCGGGGTACGTCCGCCGGAAGATCACCGCGGTCGCCCCCCACGCGGGGGCGTGGATTGAAACATCTCCCGGTAGTGCCTGATGCGCTCCCCCTCCTTCGTCGCCCCCCACGCGGGGGCGTGGATTGAAACATGATCGAGACTTGGCGGAGGGAAGCCGCCTCCGTCGTCGCCCCCCACGCGGGGGCGTGGATTGAAACGCCGCGCCGGCGTCCGGGTCCGCCTCGCTGGTCGGTCGCCCCCCACGCGGGGGCGTGGATTGAAACGGCGTGGACCAGTTCGCCGTCTTCGCCACGACGGGTCGCCCCCCACGCGGGGGCGTGGATTGAAACTTGCGGGCGATCTTGAACGAGTACCAGCCCGAGGGTCGCCCCCCACGCGGGGGCGTGGATTGAAACCAAATCCAGTGGGCCCGCGACGCGATCCGCCAGTGTCGCCCCCCACGCGGGGGCGTGGATTGAAACCCCGCGGGCGCGGCGCGATCCAGGCCGTCGGGGATGTCGCCCCCCACGCGGGGGCGTGGATTGAAACGGAGGCCATGACTGTCCCCAGGATGCCGGTAGATGCGTCGCCCCCCACGCGGGGGCGTGGATTGAAACTCGTTTCCGTCGCCGGGTCGATCATCTCCGCGACAGTCGCCCCCCACGCGGGGGCGTGGATTGAAACACGGCCTCGCTCGCCGACGTGTTCGAGGATTGGGACGTCGCCCCCCACGCGGGGGCGTGGATTGAAACGAGTTCTCGGGGGCGGGCCGCGATCAGCCCCTCCGTCGCCCCCCACGCGGGGGCGTGGATTGAAACTCCTCGAGGATGGGGCGGAGGCCGTTGATCGTCGCGTCGCCCCCCACGCGGGGGCGTGGATTGAAACGCGAGCCTGGAGATGATCTACGGGGTGGGCTACTGTCGCCCCCCACGCGGGGGCGTGGATTGAAACAACGCGGTCGGGACCACGAACACGGCCCGCGTCACGGTCGCCCCCCACGCGGGGGCGTGGATTGAAACATCTCGCGGATCGCCCTGGCGGGCTCGCCGCCGTGTCGCCCCCCACGCGGGGGCGTGGATTGAAACGTCGATATCCAGGCGGATAAGTCGCCGATGGATAGTAGCCCCCCACGCGGGGGCGTGGATTGAAACCTCCGGAGAAGGACCTGGTTGTCATAGATGCTCGCGTCGCCCCCCACGCGGGGGCGTGGATTGAAACATCCCATCGGGCGTCGTCCTCTGCGTCGCCCCCACAGTCGCCCCCCACGCGGGGGCGTGGATTGAAACTGCTGCATGGTCTGTCATCGATCCGGCATGGACCGTCGCCCCCCACGCGGGGGCGTGGATTGAAACCTTCACGTCGTCGACGATCGCCTCGAAGGCGCGGAGTCGCCCCCCACGCGGGGGCGTGGATTGAAACGCGGCCAGATCGCGAAGGTGATCGGCCAGGGCTTGTCGCCCCCCACGCGGGGGCGTGGATTGAAACGTCCCGAATCCCGAGACGTTCTCGGTGAACTGGGTCGCCCCCCACGCGGGGGCGTGGATTGAAACTGGTGGCGAATCAGTTCGTCCCCGTGAACCCCACGCGTCGCCCCCCACGCGGGGGCGTGGATTGAAACGGCTGCGGTCTGGAATACCCGGCCGGGACGCGCATGGTCGCCCCCCACGCGGGGGCGTGGATTGAAACCAGGCCGCGAACGCCATCGGCGCCACCCGCCTGGGTCGCCCCCCACGCGGGGGCGTGGATTGAAACTTGAGCCCGGCGTCCCCGATCTGCGGCGTGGCCCCGGTCGCCCCCCACGCGGGGGCGTGGATTGAAACCGCTTGTGGCACCCGGTACAGAGCGTCTGGTAGGTCGCCCCCCACGCGGGGGCGTGGATTGAAACGGCGCCGGGGCCGGTCTTACGCCACCACCGCCCTGTCGCCCCCCACGCGGGGGCGTGGATTGAAACCGACATCGATCCCAAGGACGACGACGCCCCCGAGTCGCCCCCCACGCGGGGGCGTGGATTGAAACTGAGCGGGAGGTCCTCCGGCACCACATCGGCAACGGTCGCCCCCCACGCGGGGGCGTGGATTGAAACCTCCTCGGGATCGGGCCTCGGCTCGCCCGCGAGCGGTCGCCCCCCACGCGGGGGCGTGGATTGAAACCCAGCCCGCGTATGCTTACCGTTACAACAGCCCGGTCGCCCCCCACGCGGGGGCGTGGATTGAAACCTGGGCTCATTCCTCCCCAGCCTGGGCACCGGGAGTCGCCCCCCACGCGGGGGCGTGGATTGAAACCTGGCCCCGGGCTCGGGCGCCGTCACGCTCTCGGGTCGCCCCCCACGCGGGGGCGTGGATTGAAACGTCACCGGGGCGGAGATCACCGACCTGGTGCTGACGTCGCCCCCCACGCGGGGGCGTGGATTGAAACTCCGCCCCCGGGCCCGCATGTGCCGTCCGGCTTCGTCGCCCCCCACGCGGGGGCGTGGATTGAAACGGGATCGGCCAGGTCGCTCGGCTTGAGCGGCACGGGTCGCCCCCCACGCGGGGGCGTGGATTGAAACTCGCCCCACGGCATCGTGGCGTCCTTGGGCGAGAGTCGCCCCCCACGCGGGGGCGTGGATTGAAACAGCGGCGCGGGGAGGTAGTCGGAGAAGTCCTGCCGGTCGCCCCCCACGCGGGGGCGTGGATTGAAACCCGGTCAGGGCGAACGAGCCCGCCGAGGCGGTCAGTCGCCCCCCACGCGGGGGCGTGGATTGAAACCGCAGCACCCAGCACCACGGGCCCTCCGCGAAGGGTCGCCCCCCACGCGGGGGCGTGGATTGAAACCGCACGTGTCGATGACGACGCACCGCGACGCGACCAGGTCGCCCCCCACGCGGGGGCGTGGATTGAAACACAACCCGTTCGCCCAGGCCCTCCCGAATCAGCGTCGCCCCCCACGCGGGGGCGTGGATTGAAACCCGCGCGGCGATCTCCGAAGGCCGCAGGCCGCCCCGTCGCCCCCCATGCGGGGGCGTGGATTGAAACCGGGTCATGTCCCGGAGCTGCTGGCGGGCCTCCGTCGCCCCCCATGCGGGGGCGTGGATTGAAACGCGAAGTCCCCCACCAGCATTCGGGCGGAAGCCTCGGTCGCCCCCCATGCGGGGGCGTGGATTGAAACGATGAGGGGCGGATGGTTCGACGGGGGAAGGACAGTCGCCCACCATGCGGGGGCGTGGATTGAAACTATTTCACGACGACCACGGCGGGGCGGGTCCGGAGTCGCCCCCCATGCGGGGGCGTGGATTGAAACCGCGATCGTGGCGACCCTCCTCGGGCACAAGGATAGTCGCCCCCCATGCGGGGGCGTGGATTGAAACGCGGACACTCAGGCGGAACCGAAGTCCGTCTATCGTCGCCCCCCATGCGGGGGCGTGGATTGAAACTCGATCATCCCGCCGAACGCACCTCCGACCGCAAGGTCGCCCCCCATGCGGGGGCGTGGATTGAAACAAGCCGGCCGAGTCCAACCCGCACCACAATCCCGTCGCCCCCCATGCGGGGGCGTGGATTGAAACCTACGCGGCCTTAGCTGAACGTCGGGTCCACGAGGGGTCGCCCCCCATGCGGGGGCGTGGATTGAAACGTCTCGATCCTCGCCCGCTCCCTCGCCCCGGCCGGTCGCCCCCCATGCGGGGGCGTGGATTGAAACCCACTGCTCCGCGAGGGCGAGAGTCGCCTGGAGAGTCGCCCCCCATGCGGGGGCGTGGATTGAAACCTGTCGACCCCCAGCCCCTCCTGCAGGTTGAGGAAGTCGCCCCCCACGCGGGGGCGTGGATTGAAACGTCGATATCCAGGCGGATAAGTCGCCGATGGATAGTAGCCCCCCACGCGGGGGCGTGGATTGAAACGGCGTGCTGCTCTCCGAGGGTGCCGTGAAGGCCAAGGTCGCCTCCAACGCGGGGGCGTGGATTGAAACGCCTCAGCAGGTTCCGGAGCCAGACGTCGTCGTAGCGGTACCCGTTGGGCCGCTCCGCCGGGCTCCGCCAGCCGTCGATGTCCCGCGCCGTGGACGGGTACCGCGCCCGAAGTTGAAGTGCGGCGCCCATCGCCGGCAATGCCAATCGCACACCACGGCGGCGCCGTGCCGACACTGGCCGTCGTCGAAGTATCGATTCATGCGCTCATCGCGCGGTTCAGTATGTTGCTTGCCCGATGCCCGTCGGGGTGCGAATACGCCTCGGCCTGCTCGCTCGACCGGCCACACGGCATCTCGACCTACTCCAGCAGCCACGCCGACACCCGCCGCCCCCGGCCTACTCCAATAGCAGCTTCAGCCGCTACGCGAAACCCCGCCGCGACGGCGCTCCGTACGACACCCGGACCTTCGACGACGGCTCGCGGAACGACGCGCTGAGCTTGCCCCGGCTGCGGATATTCAGCCAGCCGTGCAGGGAGCCGCCGAGCAGCGCCACCAGCCGGAGCAGCGCCCGCCACGCCTGATGCGTCGAGGCCCAGCCGTAGACGCTCACCGTCCGCGGCCGATAGGGGGGCCGGACATCCCGGGCCTTGCTCGCGAAGGTCCCATAGGCCGTCCTCAGGTCCTCGGCGCCGGCTGTCTGCGCCAGGGCGGCGCCCAGGCAGCAGCCCTCCCCTCGGTGGTGGCGACGTCGTTCTTGATTCCGCCGCGTAGCTGATGGCGCTCGTCGGCGAGCAGGCGCACGGGCATGCCAGCCTGCCGCACGGTCGTCCCCGCGACGCTGTCGCGGCCCAAGGCGACTTCCAGGCGGTACCAGCACATGGAGCCCCGGCCGAAGACCCGGGCCGGCGCCCAGAACGGCACGCCGAAGGCGCGGAAGAACTGCGGGTCGCTCGCCTCGTCGGCGTGACCGATCATGTAGGGCAGGACGAAGCAGGGCCGCACGGAGAGGGAGCGGCGGACTTGCACCGGACGCGGCGCAGGCGGACGCCCGGCTTGGCGGAGGTGCAGGCGCCTTTGAGTCGATGGTCCTCGGCGAAGGCTTCGGGGAAAAGCTCCGGCCAGTCTCGGAAGGCCCCTCGAGCCGGTCGCGGAACCGCGGCGGATCGTCGACGATATCTCTGCAGGTGCCCTCGTCGACGGTCCTGCAACCGAGCCGGCTGATCGCGACGGTCCCCCTCGAACCGGGGGTACCATTCGGGATTCAATCGATGAAATCTGCACCACCCCAGATTGCAACGTAATCCTCCCCGATTTATAGCGCCCAGAGGACCGCCGGCTGGATCCCACCGGACCGAGGGCGGTGTGGAAGTCTTTACGGATCGGGGACGGGGACTCCCGGATAGACAGCCCCCCGGCCAGCCAGCCAAACGACCTTCGACCCAGATCCAGCGACATGCCTCGAGTATGGGGCCGAGGGGGTGACGGCGGGCTTACCGGGCCAGCTCACAGCCCGATGCCGCGCCCGTGCGTCGGACAGCCGTCGAGCATCGCCATGACGGAGCACAGCCCGAACAGGCATGGCATCGCCCGCAGCACCGAGTCGCGATACCATGCGCATGTCGCCTCAGAAGGTAGCACGGGCGGGATTAATCGCGCGAACCGCGGCGGCCTATCGGACCTCTGCCACACCGAGACCTCGCCCATCGAGTTGCTCGGAAGCCGGCCCTATCCTGCAGCCATACCGACCGGCACTCGCCGTCAGGCGCGTGGACCTCCCGAGAGGTAACATGCCTTCGCCGACGAGCGGGAGCATACATCCCGGCACATCATGCCCCTGGTCAACCACACCCCCTGCTGACACCGACCGCGGCCGAAGTGCCGAGCCATGACCGAGTAAGGATAACGGAGAGTTCGGGGAATCGCAGAGCCTTGCGGATCTCTCCCGCTTGCCTTTGCCAAGGCGCGAGCCAGCGCGGCCGGCGTCCCTCGCTAGGTACGCCGGCCGCGAAGGGTAGCGGCTACGAACTCGCATCGTCCCCACGAGTTCTCATCGGCGAGGGCTCCTTACTCGTCGGCCGAGTCGAGATCGAAGAGGCCCGCTTCGCCGACCGTCCCGTCGCGGAACTCGATCCGGGCGTTGCCGTCGCGATCCACGAAGCTGACCCGGATCTCCAGGTCCCCGTCGCCGTCGCGATACACGTAGTGCCGGTCGTCCACGCCTTCCTCCCAGCCATACTGGGACAGCTGCAGCGGCTGGCCCCCCTCGCTGTTCATGTACTTGTAGTACACCGCGATCGCATCGTCCATCGAATAGGCCATGTCACCGTCTCCCGTAATCCTGCTCGGGCGACCTGAGCATCCGGTGCGCCCTAACTCGGCTCACGATCGCCTGGCCGGGCGCGTCTCCGACTGTTGAGGCGCAATTCGCCGCGGCCTGGCGTGCTCGCGAACGACCCTAGCCCGGGCGGCGAAATGGAGCAAACCCATCGAGTGGGACACGAGACTTGGCGGATCGAAGGGCCCCGGGCGGGGCGGAGCTCCGCCACTAGCGACCGCGACGCAGCGTGCTCCGAGGCCGATCAGCCGCCCAGGTCCGGGGCCATGGTCGCGGGCCAGGCCATTCGAAAGTCCACCGCGCCCTGCCGGTTCCGTCCATGACTCGCTGACGAAGGGGAAGCTTCATTCGCACGCGAAGCGCGTCATAGACACATGGGAAGCCAATAGCCCCCACGCCCAAACTTGAAGGAGGTTCCGGACGTGTCCCACATCGTGACCATAGCGACCGAAGTCCGCGACCGCGCGGCCGTGGAGGCGGCCTGCCGGCGGCTCGGGCTGGCGCCGCCAGTAGAAGGTAGGGCGGCGCTCTACGCCGGAGAGGCCGCCGGGCTCGTCGTCCGGCTGCCGGGATGGACCTATCCGGTCGTCGTCGACGCGACGACCGGGCAGGTCCGCTACGACAACTACAACGGCGCCTGGGGCGACCCGGCGCAGCTCGAC from Aquisphaera giovannonii includes these protein-coding regions:
- the cas8c gene encoding type I-C CRISPR-associated protein Cas8c/Csd1 — encoded protein: MSTLQSGLLPALVRYYERLERDPGQNVAGFGFSIEKVSFCVVLELDGSLSSFADIRDRGEKGKATPRRILVPDGGGRSGIGLKPFFCWDNTGYALGRDNKGKPERAAQMFEAFRELHRSFLHELQDDEGFVALCRFLETWEPAGAESLDDWDEAAGLNVAFRLRNRDSYVHDSEAVRSCWSAHLARQMGGESGPRGISLVSGEEDELARLHPQIGGVSGANTTGAAIVSFNLNAFESYGKSQSYNAPVGERDAFRYSTALNRLLADQARKVRIGDATVVFWSDSAEGGEAEAVFRDIFGDDQGMGNEAEHAATVSRLKVFLDAARQGRLADALRDPDAPFYVLGLSPNQSRLNVRYWLVGTVRRFAERLSEHVGRLDVIGARPDDPPLSIRRLLWETAREPKAIAPQLAGEVARAVLGGLPYPQALFQAVIRRVRADSVLNHRRAAILKAYLIRNENEEVSVALNKDHPDQAYHLGRLFAALEKVQEESADSKLNSTVKDRFFGSAAATPAAIFPRLLRLHQHHLNKMSSDGLRITREKLVGEISGRLDRFPSHLPLEKQGLFYLGYYHQRQDFFTKRPDTNPEANNG
- the cas7c gene encoding type I-C CRISPR-associated protein Cas7/Csd2; its protein translation is MADSSDSGQAIQNRYDLVYFFEITDGNPNGDPDAGNLPRIDPETGQGLVTDVCLKRKVRNFVGVTRGEEPPFEIYVKEKAVLNQQHERAYEAEKLDPKKRTTKGKDRTEEDRRLTRWMCKNFFDIRTFGAVMTTEVNCGQVRGPVQFGLARSLHPIVTLEHAVTRCAVTTPAESEKQEGGNRTMGRKFTVPYALYRAHGYVNANLAGGKNGTGFSEGDLALFKQALDRMFELDRSAARANMRPVACIAFRHESALGNARADRLFARVRCTPKAGVQPLAGDTNGDAEGRPPRSFADYELLVDEQGLPEGVTIERWIDWS
- the cas4 gene encoding CRISPR-associated protein Cas4, whose product is MPYAESDLLPISALQHLLYCDRQCALIHLERLWAENRFTAEGAILHRKAHGGRPESRPSGRTTRALPVRSFALGLFGVTDVVRWDPAAGGEAVPVEYKRGRPKKGDCDRVQLCAQALCLEEMLGRPLGRGEIFYGRVRRRVAVGFTPELRRATVEAAARLHDLIGSGRTPQAVPGRKCDRCSLRDLCLPRLGPAAGSARRHFDRSLDALLAGEGPTD
- the cas1c gene encoding type I-C CRISPR-associated endonuclease Cas1c; the encoded protein is MKTHLNTLYITTQGTYLGKSGESVQVRAEGKVLAQLPLHNLEGVVCFGRVGCSPSLLGACAERGVSVSLLTQHGRFLAAVRGNTSGNVLLRRQQYRLADRPEVALDVARRIVLAKVANSRSVLLRAARDCVAGDAARLDTLRREGGRLAASAPGLREATTIDQVRGLEGEAATHYFGAFDALLSPSASAEAFRFTGRSRRPPLDRINALLSFLYTLVLHDARSACESVGLDPCVGFLHADRPGKPALALDLMEEFRAFVADRLAFSLINRRQVSADGFEVRENGAVLMNDATRKAVLAAYQQRKRETLAHPFLEEQTTVGMLVHLQALLLARWIRGDLDAYPPFLWKG
- the cas2 gene encoding CRISPR-associated endonuclease Cas2, producing the protein MYVLVTYDIQTTTAAGRRRLRQAARACLDFGQRVQLSVFELKVDPARWAQCRARLLGIIDPAVDSVRFYHLGSNWESRVEHHGVQTGFDIEGPLII